The genomic window tctggctgcttccaccctatggccctccctcccactgtgctggcctcaggaaggttccttatttggggaagaaggcagcccaccccctaccccacccctcacctttctctaacccaggctggtgctttctctgcccttcagagtctggaaagccatttctcttcaggtatgtcccttctgagatggacttgcttccactcaattctaggcgaggatgcaccatggaatgcactgggtaagagaaccaaaataaatagtttcttctgtgaggttttctgtttatctactggggctgggctgtgtgtagtttgctacagctattcgtGCGAGAGGCTAAAGCCACCCGTGAGTCCTTGTTTccatctccccgctgtctttgggttttccctagacactcctgagacatttacttcttttaattttattcctgttataacacaggggccctactgaaatggaggtaaggtgttgggggagtgggacagagcagggcatctgtagtcctgtgattagttctcattgagcctgtgccctgagctgtgacctccacaagtgtgtctctttcccccaccccaatttgggtgacacagaaggtatttcccttcccccaggtaggttaggctctgggaaaataatttctcattaaaaaaaaaaacaaaacacaaccacccacaatggaagagaatgttctgggtgtatttcaatagagctattttttcctttcctggcaggaaccatgaggagttttcctatgatcttcactctgagaacaggaaacggtcctggaagtaaaatgcatgaaaaagagcagggggcccctctgactggccccctggagttgtcacactcggacttccccacgctgagcctccagctggcctcagggacctgttaaatctgcctgcccccggggttcttacaaaagcgggttctgccctgggagctgtgactctccaagcctgcccggctgcctctctgtgttgggagcagctttccccctcagttttcttgtggatctaagaagagcagtgggtttgcagctccctcagctctggtgttgttttcaggacagaaggagcaacttctgagctccacacgagctggaccagaggctggaagcctcccctcctctgcctccatgcagacaatcagtggctgtggttctggccgagtttctgaagatgtggatttaaacacacacatcccagcccccacaggagcacacagtcccataaatccctacaacttccactggtaactacggaactgatgaggacacgggtttcggggctgcagaggcctgactgcatgactttctccgtggcctattaatgtggttgttatgggccttgtctgaagtggcttgcttaccgcacctggtacatgggaaatataaaataagtactagaacctccactttttctccctcttgggccttccaacctaaaaagtaatacgtgaactcagacggcctagtcaccacaatgaggtccgaccagcccggctctcctgagtgatggacactgacttgcgcattaactcggaacagtaggggaaccgccttcctctaactgggcatctccccacaccaggcacgccctcagctgagaaggggccaactcccccattgaggtgtgtgctggtggcttcagtgtgacctggccctgccgggacatgaacctgcagtgaggtggagtgtcaggaggagtggggtccctgctggggcagcagggggcccggtagcaccctgcgcagcctggtgcctgaggctccccaacatctcctacggcccccgggtcggctctggtctgggccactccatgcaccctcccagtatcttttcattaagtcccttttttgcttttatcagccagaggtggcttctgttgcttgttcagtgaaacagtgcatcaggaaaccagactatttctaagatcagtaaaatacgaactttggtcagctcgccgggcagaccgtgcagcacaaattcccgcacagggctgtgcaaatgccttacgtgaagggtcctcatcatctgtcttcagagatacagaagctcgtggttcaggtaaaacctcagggagggattgaggaatccaaagctggttggtttcaaagactaaccggtcagaacagacccctgagctgtggtcagaagcctggctcaatgtcacgcagactTAGCACCCTAATGTCCAGTGGGgccggtgctgtttcctttacaggctctcgttggggagtcactgtagccccttacactcagcagggaatccagccctcttagcccccaccctgagtgttccatgacacaaatctcgggagtgtttaattttcatctttgtttaggaggatgaatgtggggcaagaggagagataaattcacacttagtgacaccaagtcacagccagtacctcctcctcggagagctatgtgctcccacagtggtggctggggggctgggcagagcccctcctctggtcacagagggactcactcctctgactgcaactgatgggttggacaaccaatccagaggggacagagcatctttcccgggaatttggaactgacacacagaaattaatttcactcatctggggattgggaggagggtgggaatcaaatgaaaccagagcagtagagaaagttacaagtgaatgagagagacagagagactgaacttgtgagagtaaatagtgtgaaggaaggattacaatcagggcacagaggaattccagctcctggcagtctagtgtgtcccagcccatcaacaaacctgcgggatggttaacatcattccagttttgcagattaggaaacaggctgaaagagacgggggttggctttgggtgcacagttaatttaattgccactggacccctcacttcccactgcctgaaggcaccatgatcctcacagggaccctgcagtgctgacagcctagcaccctgatcaaagggaccctgcgggagtgggaacctctctgagtttggagagttccctgcaccgagattccatgcatcagccggctcccgctcaccccaggttaacgtctccccagctgtgtagtcccccgacccgcttccctccctgccaggcacccccgttcttaccaccgagtgtactgcaggaattcaggcacagggatgcccaaagcaacacgagcccaccggctgtacaaacagcagactcccagccccacctgcgctccatggggatagtaggtgtcctcacctttcatgtacctaaggcaatctgtttcttcagctggaggctatagagaaaaataaaaggtccaaaacattgttcagtgaggaattcctccaaggacctgacttcagagtctacaaacagttgtgctggccgctcttacccccggacattgggtgaggtggattattgatcagcacaatcgccggtggcccagctcctgggcttggctgcccagaggggactgggggaatgggtaaggccagggcactcaggaagagcacagaggacctgacatctcgcctccgcagttgtaaacccttccccaaatctcaaggcatcggacagagtgcagccaccacaataatgagatgttcccatcacttcactcactcctgttggttcacttacgtgctgagcatccactgggtcacaggacatgacacacaggatggccgatgggacaggcttggtacttccccctggatcctgttcaatctgatggaagaatgatcactcataaatggtttctcaaaaggatacatagacaggagacaaactgcagagtgaatcaaattttaaaatgtaaatgaagatcccccagtctccccgcctaaggttaacagcataaagaaaatagatcttgcctttgatcaccaaggaagtggtcaccctctctcaggaggaaaggagagttaatctttgagcaggacacagaagtgctccatcgaattggaccaggacctctgctttcattcagcaaatctgtataagctcctactacttatgggaatctagtaactatacccattcccaaggctcttgggctttattagtcaacaaaatagacacgactccccatcactgggggctcagagttttagcagagaaaacaggcaacatgatgggggtagcaagagcttggggaaaaataagagtgatatgagcaaactcaggtgatggtggtggggtgggaggcaggcaggagggaataaggcaatcctggcagatctcaaggagtaatgaacttgaagcagaatagatccggaggaagaaggaagagccggagccagaggcccccagagtgatggggagagtgtgggcggagaggcagagcaggccgggtcctcgaagactttgggacgactttggctcctaatggaatggtgacccttttagtgagttttgatgggatgggtgatgtccaatttatgcttttgttttgagttttcttgggaggaggttaatttatttattttagtgaaggtgctgtagtttgaacccaggatctcatgcatgctaagcatgcactgtatcactgagctacacccaccccctcaatgtatgcttttaaaggctccctctgactctgtgtggatgagattgtagaaaagcaaagatggaagaagtaggctaattggtgtccaacaaggggttgaaggtggctcctaggagggtggggaacagggagtatGTGGTTAATGATttcagagtagccagaattttctaacaagctggatttgctgtctgtgtgtgtgtaagagaaagagagagagagaacatggttccaacatctggacctggaaaatgggatggatgtcctctccatccacaggggatgggacaagatggggctgagcaggtggaaaggggctggaatcagctcagttcttcaatgtcatgattaaggagtctattagatattgccacagaaatgcctaataggtagaggagtctggggttttttttctttctttttaacattaaaaaatataatttaaatgtattaattttattatgtgaatggatttggaattttatttcatgccaaggtatatgttataatagccaaatggaaaatatatcagaaaaggggagaaatgagggctttcacataaactgactgtccataacgtaggtaaaatttcaatgaaacagtcttcagtgcaaaaacctcatcttggtgttacataaaattaaatgaaaaaggactatgttgatgtatcattatttcatgttacatagtagccccaaacaaacacactgtttaactatgaggcttgtagaaatactattcactttattgacataaatacagaaatgcagaaaggttctaaggtagaataagcatcttagtggaaataatagagatctgagcatttcacatgatatgtatggactgattcaaaatttggaaaagtaatttacacagtagaacatatgtatgaatgtgaaagcaagatgaatgaaagaaaaagaatatgagtatcagggagagagttccaaatggaaaaggccaatcagggagttttggacaaatcgagaaattgatggcatgtcaatttccaagtctggttgcttccaccaaaagtatagcagtgagatagaggagagacccaggacccaactccgaggcacattcgcagtaaatatttggaaaaaagaggagacgttggcaaaagaccagccagtggatcgaaagcagagcgatgggctggaggccaagtgaagcaggaacacgggggaggagaaatggaagagctgggtcaaatgctgccaaagggccacgcatgatgaagactaaaaactgaccactatatttagcaacgtggggtcactgatggccttgacagagcagtttccatagagcgagggatcagggggaaagccagagtgggtgccaaagggaatggctcaagagaatatgcagacagtgagtttaaacgactcattaaagatttgctgcaaagacatggggtggcaattggtgggggccaattagagtcaaggagtgctgtttgtttcttttaagaggatggacttttatatactgataggagccaactagcaggagaacaaaatagatgaggtagtgacagagaggatggatgtgggagtgacagcccggagaagattgtatggatgggccccctggtgacttttggatgatctggctttcgatgtcacctgtaataagaggtggggcagcgagagtgaggtcacagacatcagaaggcgagcggatgtgctgggagttgctggtgaaagttctcttctgttggcttcagtttgcttggtcaaagtagaaaagtaaacttaccagctgagggacgagaaggaagagttactggagtcatgagcagaagatacaaaagagccttcagggacaatgggacagtgaaaagagcagagggagacggggggagtgtgctcccagaaagttacgttttatctttgaggtccccaagtgttggatgtgtgattgcccttcctgctgtctacgaaataaaaattgagtatggttcagggaaaatgctatttcattctaagaggctgcctgtttctcaggaacggtcatcttaaactgcaaacactacaaaaatgttgaaaagaagaacttgtgtacccaatgacccactattttctataaatttggttgctatttagttcccctatcaataccacagaaccgatactgcctaggatggagatacatcgatgcttaaatggaaatgaaatctgtatctttttcctaaactccatggcttccttaacatcccattccccttggaatttaggggtgtccggtataagaaataagaaacagtttgagaaaatcccggctcagaattacacagcacaacctcagctcagaagtatagagccataaaaatgtttagaagcaaaactccataactactcttaaagaattttgcaaacctgggcctgcccagatgtttccaaactggaaaggtactccaatcagttgaccggtacgggaaccagaggctggtcagccttttctgtaaaagccagagagtaaatattttcagttttgcagatcattttgttgtaaccatgcaggtctgcaataagaaagcgaagagcactgggagacacgaaacaaatgggcatgcccacaccctcccttccactcagggcagcttctctgtggtggggagctttgccacaatgacttgtttctttgtttccattggtttctttgtttccaccttactgctcaaactcagaacttcaagtgagcctggtccttcagcatccatgcagaaagaaggctgagcgggggtggggatcccacctgacagagaagagagatggcttgtcaccatgacatgagacaatcacaccttccggggtgaaagggaacaaagataagggaggggcacagcagtgggacccctgggtcacctgccaggcttgctctccctccacggccaccctgggggcctgggtggtgttggaactcagctacagtgattaggctgaggggactcaggataaaggaccctccgtctccacaccgggttccaaacgcagcctctctaagtctaccctctgaatttctggaactcagctggaagaatacatgatcaggccagacccagagcccaagccaaacacgacaagggtcacgtggggttgtaacccggTGCTCAGCggtcggggtctccttgcaaatctgcagaaatccctgttctgcctcattcctgggagaaaccccacatctcttcctgctctgtctgttcttctcttgaggctattgtcctggagggatgcagagtccttgaacctggccctccaaacgtacataagcagcctgttcaataaaacaaattatgcactttttcacatttgccagttttttgattccagaaaggctgcgggactctttctcactgtctcctgtgcccccaccacttggtggccctctcctcatggaaacacgatttcccacaactgcaccctgcctcccagcttgtcagaggggagtgacccacaaagacacaggtgtttgtgaggatcctgtcccccagcagaaagcctactcctggagccacggacagggatctggcctcctgagccgctcagctctatttgaaagcctaaactggggaccccgaacattgctgactgactttctgagtcacctgggctggaagggcctgatttttctttccaagaatggatgtagcacagcctccattttcagggctgacattcatgacgtatctagttcccccaaatgcaccccaggaaggaaaggcccttccatcccactggttagaaacccagcccaggggagttccgaagcactgcattgctgtcaggtccagcatccctgcagagtggcccctgcccctgaatgagccccttccctgggccttccctgcctcgacatgaccacaccccaggtggtgctggggaaggcagggagtgcagtgaggggaggggggaagcagagccccttgctctggagtgaggagaccacggagaaaggcacacaccaccccgaccctataccccaaactcttagccccgccaacacaggggccgctctgcgccctctcaccgtggctctcctgtgagactgCACCCAACCCGACATCTGGTACccaagccctacctcccctcttatgacagatcccgtcttcttggaaactgcctagcagcgcgtattcaaggccggcagcgggcctggcggatctgcacttcaggtgccctacctggccagccgtgcgtgcctgggctcagtcctctatcttgcccaccggtagcctgggtccacgtccggtgcaagcggaggccacggagcccaggctgatccccacacacggacaggtgagggtgcccccgccccgctgccccgctgccccgcccactggtggcagcaacgccccagcctccggccggcgccacctgcaggtcaggacttccgggcggccctgccctccccggccccgcccagctgtcccataagcctccccccacccccgtcctggctgcgccctggctcccattggctctgcaagttctgccctcgcacaactagactcgggaggacgcacgacgcaagcgctaggggagggtcccgcggagttgccatggttacaggcgccacgctctgcgcgggccggcgtgcgcttctggggcgggtagcgggctccggaagtgtgcagctgcccgggaccatggcggtgcttgctgctggggatggcggcttgctcggccgggcgactagttctggcctggtcagtcggcggccgacatcctgtctggggcggcgtcccacagacggtaaacgtacgtccgcgccgtcggcggggccggcggacatgaaccggggtgggatcggggttggggcggtggccggggagggctgtggtgccggggagcgtgttggggcggggcggggcagggcttgggcacaccctcaagctttcctccccctcaggcaatggggctggggccgcgagtctgggtcgcccttggtggccgcggcctcccagaaccccccgggaagggcaggcggaggacccatcttagatgaagcggggccttacccgggttttgaagagccccagaatcagatgttggaatggggtggcttatcagccttgtttatctgcagggaaatttcagttccatccagatgttggttccttcagtcaacctcaggaaaaagacacaagggtcagtgccgataagcagttatctagggcttgactcaaaataaactatgcggggtgtagggatggtagatgggaccctccctcttgaagttagcagtcttctgggattagaggccccagttgaggattacatcctcatctgcagtaatggagcttGTGAGAagcacacagagaagggaggggtgttttggcggtaactcattacagaatccaggacccttgcctggctcttgtgtagaagagtctcgccttggatagggcaacagttatcaaagtgtatccaaggcccctgaggtgcaagaccattttcatagaaacgccgggatgtcacctgccttttgcacactcttgctctcccgagttcctgcggggttttccagggaaaacctggcctgcgatatcacaaaacagggaatgcagaggcagataggagaattcagctctc from Camelus dromedarius isolate mCamDro1 chromosome 35, mCamDro1.pat, whole genome shotgun sequence includes these protein-coding regions:
- the LOC135319942 gene encoding uncharacterized protein LOC135319942 — encoded protein: MSVTSLSLPHLLLQIEQDPGGSTKPVPSAILCVMSCDPVDAQHPPAEETDCLRYMKGEDTYYPHGAQVGLGVCCLYSRWARVALGIPVPEFLQYTRCLFPNLQNWNDVNHPAVHSMVHPRLELSGSKSISEGTYLKRNGFPDSEGQRKHQPGLEKENSISEPVLGDLTEITLVAQASDREHVPSCSQPQTSTDASYTGKDPGLGGCWPPEIRQMLDSSLTTGSGQDVLRGRRQPPRQRRRGLSLASRSICSHLNICCPSFAGRPSPVYPSPGR